Proteins encoded by one window of Vibrio rumoiensis:
- a CDS encoding AmpG family muropeptide MFS transporter — protein sequence MASMTWKATIQTYLDKRLLWVFMLGCSSGFPWVLIGSNMSGWLSDAGLNRSTIGYFGAVFAVYAINFLWAPLIDRVKIPLLHSWLGQRRSWILLCQAIMLVCTFFLAELNPTNNLILISAFALAISTASATQDIAIDAFRIDSFPKSNNSKLPQASAMAVIGWWTGYSLPGYLAFSNADAYGWNNVYYGMTLVIALLMLFTLLTGEPKTQRDELQHQAEKRHEKVVNSKVAAWLTVTVVEPFLDFFRRNGIGVAITLLLFVFLFKIGEAFLGRMSIVFYKEIGFSNEQIGEYSKLIGWGATMLFTFVGSMFNVRFGIVKGLMIGGIAMASSNLMFAWIASVGPNEHLLLATVLVDNFTTAFSTVAFVSFLTVLTGQAFSATQYALLASLGNFGRTTLSSFSGELADSLNSWPLFFIITAVMVIPSLIMLYVLRHYFHDLLEKARNQQ from the coding sequence ATGGCTTCTATGACCTGGAAGGCAACCATACAAACCTACTTAGATAAGCGTCTATTATGGGTCTTCATGTTAGGTTGTTCGAGTGGCTTTCCTTGGGTACTAATTGGCTCCAATATGTCGGGTTGGCTAAGTGATGCTGGTTTAAATCGCTCAACCATTGGCTATTTTGGGGCGGTATTTGCGGTGTATGCTATCAATTTTTTGTGGGCTCCTTTGATTGACCGAGTCAAAATTCCGCTACTGCATTCATGGCTTGGCCAACGAAGAAGCTGGATATTATTGTGCCAAGCGATCATGCTAGTCTGCACTTTCTTCTTAGCTGAATTAAATCCAACCAATAACTTAATTTTAATCTCCGCGTTTGCATTAGCTATTTCAACCGCTTCTGCAACTCAAGATATCGCGATTGATGCTTTCCGCATTGATAGCTTCCCTAAAAGTAATAACAGTAAACTGCCGCAGGCGTCAGCCATGGCCGTCATTGGTTGGTGGACCGGTTATTCACTTCCAGGTTACCTAGCCTTTTCCAATGCTGATGCTTATGGTTGGAACAACGTGTATTACGGCATGACGCTCGTTATCGCCTTATTAATGTTATTTACACTACTCACAGGCGAGCCAAAAACTCAGCGAGACGAACTGCAACATCAAGCCGAAAAACGCCACGAAAAAGTGGTTAACTCAAAAGTTGCCGCTTGGCTAACGGTAACGGTCGTTGAGCCTTTCCTTGATTTCTTCCGTCGCAATGGTATTGGCGTTGCCATTACTTTATTGTTGTTTGTCTTCCTATTTAAAATTGGTGAAGCTTTTCTGGGTCGAATGTCGATTGTGTTTTACAAAGAAATTGGCTTTAGCAACGAACAAATTGGCGAATACTCTAAATTGATTGGATGGGGAGCAACCATGTTATTTACCTTTGTAGGTAGCATGTTCAACGTCCGATTTGGTATTGTTAAAGGGCTTATGATCGGCGGCATTGCCATGGCAAGCAGTAACTTAATGTTTGCTTGGATTGCATCGGTTGGACCTAATGAACATTTACTTTTAGCTACCGTATTAGTCGATAACTTTACCACCGCCTTTTCAACCGTGGCATTTGTCTCATTCTTAACGGTATTGACTGGCCAAGCATTCTCAGCGACTCAATATGCATTATTAGCATCATTAGGTAACTTCGGCCGTACCACTCTGTCATCGTTTAGTGGTGAACTCGCCGATAGCTTAAATAGCTGGCCACTGTTCTTCATTATCACGGCTGTCATGGTGATCCCAAGTCTGATTATGCTGTATGTATTACGCCATTATTTTCACGACTTACTTGAAAAAGCACGAAACCAACAATAG
- a CDS encoding peptidylprolyl isomerase: MKKILFGLLMLFSVSSFAAPTVEFETSIGNFTIELNQQQAPITVKNFLKYVNDGSYVGTQFHRVIPGFMAQGGGFDKDMNERSSYAPIRNEATNGLENLTATVAMARTSNPNSATRQFFINLKDNDFLNYSRSSAGYAVFGKVTKGFDVVRAMAQKPTRSMGSMQDVPVTPIMITKVTVK, from the coding sequence ATGAAAAAAATCTTATTTGGGCTGCTGATGCTATTTAGCGTTTCAAGTTTTGCAGCCCCAACGGTTGAGTTTGAAACCTCTATTGGTAATTTCACGATTGAATTAAACCAGCAGCAAGCGCCTATTACCGTGAAGAACTTCCTAAAGTATGTCAACGATGGGAGCTATGTTGGCACTCAATTTCATCGTGTGATCCCAGGTTTCATGGCCCAAGGTGGCGGTTTTGATAAAGACATGAACGAACGTTCTTCTTATGCCCCTATCCGCAATGAAGCAACCAATGGTTTAGAAAATTTAACCGCGACCGTCGCAATGGCCCGTACTAGCAATCCAAACTCCGCAACTCGCCAGTTTTTTATTAACTTAAAAGACAATGACTTTTTAAACTACTCACGGAGTTCTGCCGGTTACGCCGTATTTGGTAAAGTAACGAAAGGCTTTGATGTTGTCAGAGCGATGGCGCAAAAGCCGACTCGTTCTATGGGGTCGATGCAAGATGTTCCAGTCACGCCAATCATGATTACCAAAGTCACGGTGAAGTAA
- a CDS encoding YajG family lipoprotein, which produces MKKLIMLCAALVLTACASVSQTDLINLTPSSTLSSSKAVDGLAFTLTSQDVRSAQFIAVIKRDDEEQVQPMHAKQNVRKAYEAAVYQQFFSQGFTMTKNSNNIVNIQVVDALATVNQGPVKYGIEGKVTLKITAETPNGKFVRTYTGSGTKSGSFTADKTDVEEVINRVSSRVLTTIAKDSELTKYMKDNF; this is translated from the coding sequence ATGAAGAAGCTGATTATGTTATGCGCGGCTTTGGTATTAACGGCTTGTGCCAGCGTTTCTCAAACCGATTTAATTAACCTTACTCCGTCGTCCACCCTAAGCTCGAGTAAGGCTGTCGATGGCTTAGCTTTCACTCTGACTAGCCAAGATGTTCGTAGTGCGCAATTCATTGCCGTCATTAAACGTGATGATGAAGAACAAGTTCAACCAATGCATGCGAAACAAAACGTTCGTAAAGCTTATGAAGCAGCGGTTTACCAGCAGTTTTTCTCTCAAGGCTTTACGATGACTAAAAACAGCAACAATATTGTGAATATTCAAGTTGTCGATGCCTTAGCAACCGTTAACCAAGGGCCTGTTAAATACGGAATTGAAGGTAAAGTCACCTTAAAAATCACTGCTGAAACCCCCAATGGCAAATTTGTCAGAACTTACACCGGCTCAGGCACAAAATCAGGCTCATTCACAGCCGATAAAACCGATGTAGAAGAAGTGATTAACCGCGTATCAAGCCGAGTGTTAACCACCATTGCCAAAGATTCAGAATTAACAAAATATATGAAGGATAACTTTTAA
- a CDS encoding methyltransferase: MKTELTLYDRTLTLSRFPKRANETLQAWDAGDEYLINHVEEMDLPSGRNILILNDHFGALSCWFSEKHSVTMMSDSFISHKGTLKNLQRNKCPKIQFLNCLQEMPKHIDLVLMQLPKSNRLLTWQLSKLRESLSETCPIIGVNKAKEIHTSTLTLFEKHLGETKTSLAWKKHRLVFSQANCQPIIPVPAECEWQVDGQNITLSNYANVYSGESLDLGARFMLDYIPVDEELRHIIDLGCGNGVLSIKAGQLNPQARITSIDESFMAVASAQKNLEKNLGSDRNIQVIANNCLDGMKDNSTYLVLCNPPFHQNNTITDHIAWQMFCDAKDALNHNGKLLVVGNRHLEYPTKLSRLFGQQQVTIVAENNKFVIIEAIKNNDLNKKTK, from the coding sequence ATGAAGACTGAACTAACCTTATATGATCGCACCTTAACATTATCTCGTTTCCCTAAACGCGCCAATGAAACATTACAAGCTTGGGATGCGGGTGATGAATATTTGATTAATCATGTAGAAGAAATGGATCTCCCTTCAGGCCGAAACATCCTGATTCTCAATGACCATTTTGGTGCGCTTTCATGTTGGTTCTCAGAAAAACATAGCGTCACAATGATGAGCGATTCATTTATTTCTCACAAAGGTACATTGAAAAATTTACAGCGTAATAAATGCCCTAAAATTCAATTTTTGAATTGCTTGCAAGAGATGCCTAAGCACATTGATCTTGTATTAATGCAACTACCAAAAAGTAATCGCTTACTTACTTGGCAGCTTTCTAAACTACGTGAATCACTCTCCGAAACGTGCCCAATCATTGGCGTAAATAAAGCCAAAGAAATCCACACATCTACTCTTACTTTATTTGAAAAGCACCTAGGCGAAACTAAAACCTCATTAGCTTGGAAAAAACATCGTCTCGTGTTCTCACAAGCCAATTGTCAGCCGATCATTCCAGTGCCAGCAGAATGTGAATGGCAAGTTGATGGTCAGAATATCACTTTATCCAACTATGCCAATGTTTACTCAGGTGAAAGCTTAGATCTGGGCGCAAGGTTTATGCTTGATTACATTCCAGTAGATGAAGAATTAAGACACATCATTGACCTAGGGTGTGGTAATGGCGTGCTATCAATTAAAGCAGGACAATTAAACCCTCAAGCTCGAATCACCAGTATCGATGAAAGCTTTATGGCTGTCGCTTCGGCACAAAAGAATTTAGAAAAAAACCTGGGTTCGGATAGAAATATTCAAGTTATTGCCAATAACTGCTTAGATGGTATGAAAGACAACAGTACGTATTTGGTATTGTGTAACCCCCCTTTTCATCAAAACAACACTATTACCGATCACATCGCTTGGCAAATGTTCTGCGATGCAAAAGATGCATTGAACCATAATGGCAAATTGCTGGTCGTAGGAAATCGACACTTAGAGTATCCAACCAAGTTATCTCGCTTGTTTGGTCAGCAACAAGTGACAATTGTGGCGGAAAATAATAAATTCGTCATTATTGAAGCAATCAAAAACAATGACTTAAATAAAAAGACTAAATAA
- the bolA gene encoding transcriptional regulator BolA, with amino-acid sequence MIQDLIERKLQAEFNPIHLEVQNESYMHNVPPGSESHFKVIVVSEQFDDKRLIARHRSINAILNDELENHIHALSIHAYTELEWQEANGVAPASPKCAGGGK; translated from the coding sequence ATGATTCAAGATTTAATCGAAAGAAAATTACAAGCCGAATTCAACCCTATCCATTTAGAGGTTCAGAATGAAAGTTACATGCATAACGTTCCGCCCGGTTCTGAAAGTCATTTTAAAGTGATTGTGGTGAGTGAGCAATTCGATGATAAAAGGCTGATTGCTCGTCATCGATCTATTAATGCAATCCTTAATGATGAGCTGGAAAACCATATTCATGCTTTATCTATCCATGCTTATACCGAATTGGAATGGCAAGAAGCGAATGGAGTGGCTCCTGCTTCGCCTAAATGTGCGGGTGGCGGAAAGTAA
- a CDS encoding Na(+)-translocating NADH-quinone reductase subunit A: MITIKKGLDLPIAGVPAQVINDGKSIKTVALLGEEYVGMRPTMHVRVDDEVKKGQILFVDKKNPGVKYTSPASGKVIEVNRGAKRVLQSVVIEVSGDDQVTFESYAADQLAKLDREAVKNQLIESGMWTALRTRPFSKVPAIDSTTQAIFVTAMDTNPLAADPAVIINEQAEAFTAGLDLLSVLTDGKVYVCKASTTLPQSSQSNVEEHVFAGVHPAGLAGTHMHHLYPVSLENVAWSLNYQDVIAFGQLFLTGEIYTDRVVSLAGPAIKEPRLVRTCIGANLDDLTEGEILPGEARVISGSVLSGTTASGPHAYLGRYHAQVSVLHEGREKEFLGWAMPGAHKFSVTRSFLSHLFPSRVFNMTTTTNGSDRSMVPIGNYERVMPLDIEPTLLLRDICAGDSDSAQRLGVLELDEEDLALCTFVCPGKYEYGDLLRDCLDKIEKEG, from the coding sequence ATGATTACAATAAAAAAGGGCTTGGATCTTCCTATTGCTGGAGTTCCTGCTCAGGTGATTAATGATGGCAAGTCCATCAAAACAGTCGCCTTGCTTGGCGAAGAGTACGTGGGTATGCGTCCAACTATGCATGTTCGCGTTGATGATGAAGTGAAAAAAGGCCAAATTCTTTTTGTAGATAAAAAGAATCCTGGCGTTAAGTACACTTCACCTGCAAGCGGTAAAGTTATCGAAGTAAATCGTGGTGCAAAACGTGTTCTTCAATCGGTTGTGATTGAAGTATCAGGTGATGACCAAGTGACTTTCGAAAGCTACGCTGCCGATCAATTAGCAAAACTTGACCGTGAAGCGGTGAAGAATCAGCTAATTGAATCTGGTATGTGGACTGCATTGCGAACTCGTCCGTTCAGCAAGGTTCCAGCAATCGATTCGACCACTCAGGCGATCTTTGTGACAGCAATGGATACTAATCCATTAGCGGCAGATCCTGCTGTGATTATTAATGAACAAGCAGAAGCATTTACGGCTGGCTTAGATCTTTTATCTGTTCTAACAGATGGCAAGGTCTATGTATGTAAAGCCTCTACAACATTGCCACAATCTTCTCAATCTAATGTAGAAGAACATGTGTTTGCAGGTGTACACCCAGCTGGTTTGGCGGGGACTCACATGCATCACTTGTACCCAGTGAGCTTAGAAAATGTTGCTTGGAGCTTGAACTACCAAGACGTTATTGCATTTGGTCAGCTATTCCTTACTGGTGAAATTTACACAGATCGTGTGGTTTCATTAGCGGGTCCTGCAATCAAAGAGCCTCGTTTAGTTCGCACTTGTATTGGTGCAAATCTTGATGATTTAACTGAAGGTGAGATTCTACCGGGCGAAGCTCGCGTAATATCTGGCTCAGTATTGTCTGGTACCACGGCTTCAGGTCCTCACGCTTATCTTGGTCGTTACCATGCACAAGTGTCGGTTCTTCATGAAGGTCGTGAAAAAGAGTTTCTTGGTTGGGCTATGCCTGGCGCGCACAAGTTCTCTGTAACTCGTTCTTTCTTAAGCCACTTATTCCCAAGTCGTGTATTCAACATGACCACTACAACAAATGGTAGTGATCGTTCAATGGTGCCAATCGGTAACTATGAGCGTGTGATGCCATTAGATATCGAACCAACATTGTTGCTTCGTGATATCTGTGCTGGGGATTCTGATAGCGCACAACGTTTAGGCGTTTTAGAGCTGGATGAAGAAGATTTGGCGTTATGTACCTTTGTATGTCCTGGTAAATATGAATATGGCGATTTACTTCGCGATTGCCTAGACAAGATCGAGAAGGAAGGTTAA
- a CDS encoding NADH:ubiquinone reductase (Na(+)-transporting) subunit B codes for MGLKKFIEDIEPHFEPGGKHERWFALYEAAATLFYTPGTVTKRSSHVRDSVDLKRIMIMVWLAVFPAMFWGMYNTGHQAIVALNHMYSGDQLASIISGDWHYWLTEMLGGTLSDQAGWGSMMLLGATYFLPIYAVVFAVGGFWEVLFCMIRKHEVNEGFFVTSILFALIVPPTLPLWQAALGITFGVVVAKEIFGGTGRNFLNPALAGRAFLFFAYPAQISGDAVWTAADGFSGATALSQWAQGGHGSLVNTVTGHSISWMDAFIGNIPGSMGEVSTLALILGGLMIVYMRIASWRIIAGVMIGMAAVSTMFNLIGSDTNPMFAMPWYWHMVLGGFAFGMIFMATDPVSASFTNKGKWAYGALIGVMCVLIRVVNPAYPEGMMLAILFANLFAPLFDYFVVEKNVKRRLARYGK; via the coding sequence ATGGGCCTTAAGAAATTTATAGAAGATATTGAACCGCATTTTGAACCTGGCGGGAAACATGAGCGTTGGTTTGCTTTGTATGAAGCTGCGGCGACTCTATTCTACACGCCGGGTACGGTAACAAAGCGCAGTTCTCATGTTCGTGATAGTGTTGATTTAAAACGTATCATGATCATGGTTTGGTTAGCGGTATTCCCAGCAATGTTTTGGGGGATGTATAACACTGGCCATCAAGCCATTGTTGCACTTAACCACATGTACTCTGGTGACCAACTTGCTTCAATCATTTCTGGTGATTGGCACTACTGGTTAACAGAAATGCTTGGTGGAACGCTTTCTGACCAAGCGGGTTGGGGCAGTATGATGCTGCTTGGTGCAACTTACTTCCTGCCTATCTACGCAGTTGTTTTCGCCGTAGGTGGTTTCTGGGAAGTATTGTTCTGTATGATTCGTAAGCATGAAGTTAACGAAGGTTTCTTTGTAACTTCTATCTTGTTTGCGTTAATCGTTCCGCCAACACTACCGCTATGGCAAGCCGCTTTAGGTATCACTTTCGGTGTGGTTGTCGCTAAAGAAATCTTTGGTGGTACAGGTCGTAACTTCCTAAACCCTGCATTAGCCGGTCGTGCTTTCTTGTTCTTTGCTTACCCAGCACAAATTTCTGGTGATGCAGTTTGGACAGCGGCAGATGGATTCTCTGGTGCTACGGCGCTTAGCCAGTGGGCTCAAGGTGGTCACGGTTCATTAGTGAATACGGTAACGGGTCATTCAATTTCTTGGATGGACGCTTTCATTGGTAATATCCCAGGCTCTATGGGTGAGGTTTCAACCTTAGCTCTAATCCTTGGTGGTCTAATGATCGTTTACATGCGAATTGCTTCATGGCGTATCATTGCAGGTGTAATGATTGGTATGGCGGCAGTATCAACCATGTTTAACCTTATCGGTTCAGACACTAACCCAATGTTTGCTATGCCTTGGTACTGGCACATGGTTCTAGGTGGTTTTGCATTCGGTATGATCTTCATGGCGACCGATCCAGTATCGGCTTCATTTACCAATAAAGGTAAGTGGGCGTACGGTGCTTTAATCGGTGTGATGTGTGTACTTATCCGTGTGGTTAACCCAGCCTATCCAGAAGGTATGATGCTAGCGATTCTATTCGCTAACCTCTTCGCTCCGTTGTTCGATTACTTTGTCGTTGAGAAGAACGTCAAAAGGAGACTAGCTCGCTATGGCAAATAA
- a CDS encoding Na(+)-translocating NADH-quinone reductase subunit C, with protein MANKDSIKGTLVTVVALSLVCSVVVSTAAVLLKPKQVANAKLDVQSNIVAVAGFDAKNPQEIQSIYKESIEPRLIDFNTGEFVEGDASKYDMRAASKDPSQSIKLTPEQDLAKILRRPNKGIVYLVKDGENVKEVILPINGTGLWSMMYAFVAVQTDGNTVNGITYYEQGETPGLGGEVENPKWKAQFEGKKLFDENNKPAIKIVKGGAPQGSEHGVDGLSGATLTSNGVQHQFDFWLGDMGYGPFLAKVRAGELN; from the coding sequence ATGGCAAATAAAGATTCCATTAAAGGTACGCTAGTTACCGTTGTCGCGCTGAGCCTTGTGTGTTCGGTAGTGGTATCAACGGCGGCTGTACTATTAAAACCAAAACAAGTAGCCAATGCTAAACTTGATGTTCAAAGTAACATCGTAGCGGTTGCTGGTTTTGATGCGAAAAATCCGCAAGAGATTCAATCTATCTATAAAGAAAGTATTGAACCTCGTTTGATTGACTTCAATACGGGTGAGTTTGTCGAAGGTGATGCGAGCAAGTACGATATGCGTGCTGCGTCAAAAGATCCTTCTCAATCCATTAAATTAACGCCAGAGCAAGATCTTGCTAAGATCTTACGTCGTCCAAACAAAGGGATCGTTTACCTTGTTAAAGACGGTGAGAACGTTAAGGAAGTAATTCTTCCAATTAACGGTACTGGTCTATGGTCAATGATGTATGCATTTGTTGCGGTACAAACTGACGGTAATACAGTAAACGGTATTACTTATTATGAACAAGGTGAAACCCCTGGACTTGGTGGTGAAGTTGAGAACCCTAAATGGAAAGCTCAATTTGAAGGTAAAAAATTGTTTGATGAAAACAATAAACCTGCAATCAAGATTGTTAAAGGTGGTGCACCGCAAGGTTCTGAGCATGGTGTCGACGGTCTTTCTGGCGCAACCTTAACGAGTAATGGTGTTCAGCATCAATTTGATTTTTGGTTAGGCGACATGGGTTATGGACCATTCCTTGCAAAAGTACGTGCAGGAGAACTTAACTAA
- a CDS encoding NADH:ubiquinone reductase (Na(+)-transporting) subunit D: MASVKEFKKAVIGPVFDNNPIALQVLGVCSALAVTTKLETAFVMTLAVMFVTAFSNFFVSLMRNLIPSSVRIIVQMAIIASLVIVVDQVLRAYFYDISKQLSVFVGLIITNCIVMGRAEAFAMKEAPVPSFIDGIVNGLGYGFVLIVVGFFRELLGSGRLFGMQVLPLISDGGWYQPNGLMLLAPSAFFLIGFLIWILRTLKPEQIEAKE; the protein is encoded by the coding sequence ATGGCTAGCGTAAAAGAGTTTAAGAAAGCGGTTATTGGGCCTGTTTTTGACAATAACCCAATCGCGCTGCAAGTTTTAGGTGTATGTTCTGCTCTAGCAGTAACAACAAAGTTAGAAACCGCATTTGTAATGACATTAGCGGTAATGTTTGTAACAGCATTTTCTAACTTTTTCGTATCTTTGATGCGTAACCTCATTCCTAGCAGTGTTCGTATTATTGTACAAATGGCGATCATTGCATCGTTAGTAATCGTGGTAGACCAAGTACTTCGTGCTTACTTCTACGATATTTCAAAACAACTTTCTGTATTCGTTGGTTTGATTATTACTAACTGTATCGTAATGGGTCGTGCAGAAGCTTTCGCGATGAAAGAAGCACCAGTACCGTCTTTTATTGATGGTATTGTAAATGGTTTAGGCTATGGCTTTGTTCTTATCGTAGTAGGCTTCTTCCGTGAATTACTTGGTTCAGGTCGATTATTTGGTATGCAAGTTTTACCACTAATCTCTGACGGTGGTTGGTACCAACCAAATGGCTTAATGCTATTGGCACCATCTGCATTCTTCTTGATTGGTTTCTTGATTTGGATTCTTCGTACCTTGAAGCCTGAACAAATCGAAGCGAAGGAGTAA
- the nqrE gene encoding NADH:ubiquinone reductase (Na(+)-transporting) subunit E has translation MEHYISLLVRSIFIENMALSFFLGMCTFLAVSKKVKTSIGLGVAVVVVLTLSVPINNLVYTYVLKEGALVEGVDLSFLNFITFIGVIAALVQILEMVLDRFFPPLYNALGIFLPLITVNCAIFGGVSFMVQRDYNFTESIVYGFGSGLGWMLAIVALAGIREKMKYSDVPPGLRGLGITFITAGLMALGFMSFSGIQL, from the coding sequence GTGGAACATTATATTAGCTTACTAGTTCGTTCGATTTTCATTGAGAATATGGCACTGTCTTTCTTCTTGGGCATGTGTACGTTTCTAGCGGTATCGAAAAAAGTAAAAACCTCAATCGGCCTTGGTGTTGCGGTTGTTGTGGTATTGACGTTGTCAGTGCCAATTAACAACTTGGTGTATACCTACGTGTTAAAAGAGGGCGCATTAGTTGAAGGTGTGGATTTAAGTTTCCTAAACTTCATCACTTTCATCGGTGTTATTGCCGCTCTAGTACAAATCTTGGAAATGGTGCTTGACCGCTTTTTCCCACCTTTGTACAACGCACTGGGTATTTTCCTACCGTTGATTACGGTTAACTGTGCCATCTTTGGTGGTGTGTCGTTCATGGTTCAACGTGACTATAACTTCACAGAGTCAATCGTATACGGCTTCGGTTCAGGTTTAGGTTGGATGTTAGCTATCGTTGCGTTAGCAGGTATCCGTGAGAAGATGAAATATTCAGATGTACCTCCAGGTCTTCGTGGTCTAGGTATTACTTTCATCACCGCGGGTCTTATGGCGTTAGGCTTTATGTCTTTCTCTGGTATTCAACTTTAA
- the nqrF gene encoding NADH:ubiquinone reductase (Na(+)-transporting) subunit F has protein sequence MDIILLGVVMFTLIVLALVLVILFAKSKLVPEGDITISVNGDPEKAITTSAGSKLLGALSSSGIFVSSACGGGGSCGQCRVKIKSGGGDILPTELDHISKGEAREGERLACQVNVKTDMEIELPEEIFGVKKWECEVISNNNEATFIKEFKIAIPDGESVPFRAGGYIQIEAPAHHIKYSDFDIPQEYREDWEKFNLFRYESKVEEETIRAYSMANYPDEEGIIMLNVRIATPPPNNPDVPPGIMSSYIWSLKPGDKCTISGPFGEFFAKDTDAEMVFVGGGAGMAPMRSHIFDQLKRLKSKRKMSFWYGARSKREMFYVEDFDGLAAENDNFEWHCALSDPLPEDNWEGKTGFIHNVLYESYLKDHEAPEDCEYYMCGPPMMNAAVIGLLKDLGVEDENILLDDFGG, from the coding sequence ATGGACATTATTCTTCTTGGCGTCGTGATGTTTACTCTGATCGTTCTAGCTTTAGTTTTAGTGATTCTTTTCGCTAAATCTAAGCTGGTTCCAGAAGGTGATATTACGATTTCCGTTAATGGCGATCCTGAGAAAGCCATTACAACAAGCGCAGGTAGCAAGCTACTTGGTGCACTATCAAGCTCTGGCATTTTCGTGTCTTCAGCTTGTGGTGGCGGTGGTTCTTGTGGCCAATGTCGCGTTAAAATCAAATCTGGTGGTGGCGATATTCTACCAACAGAATTGGATCATATTTCGAAAGGTGAAGCTCGTGAAGGTGAACGTTTAGCTTGTCAAGTTAACGTGAAAACCGACATGGAAATTGAATTACCTGAAGAAATCTTTGGTGTGAAAAAATGGGAATGTGAAGTTATTTCTAATAATAACGAAGCAACCTTCATCAAAGAATTCAAGATTGCGATCCCTGATGGTGAGTCTGTACCTTTCCGTGCAGGTGGTTATATTCAAATTGAAGCGCCAGCGCACCATATCAAATACTCTGACTTTGATATTCCTCAGGAATATCGTGAAGACTGGGAAAAATTCAACTTGTTCCGCTATGAATCAAAAGTGGAAGAAGAGACCATCCGTGCATACTCGATGGCGAACTATCCAGACGAAGAAGGTATTATTATGCTGAACGTGCGTATCGCTACGCCGCCACCTAATAATCCTGATGTACCACCGGGTATCATGTCTTCTTACATTTGGTCTCTGAAACCAGGCGACAAGTGTACGATTTCAGGTCCATTTGGTGAGTTCTTCGCGAAAGATACGGATGCGGAAATGGTGTTTGTCGGTGGTGGTGCTGGTATGGCGCCAATGCGTTCACATATTTTCGATCAGCTTAAGCGCCTGAAGTCTAAGCGTAAGATGAGCTTCTGGTATGGTGCTCGTTCTAAGCGTGAAATGTTCTACGTAGAAGACTTTGATGGTCTAGCGGCTGAGAATGATAACTTTGAATGGCACTGTGCATTGTCTGATCCACTTCCAGAAGATAACTGGGAAGGTAAGACTGGCTTTATCCACAATGTTCTATACGAAAGCTACCTGAAAGATCATGAAGCTCCAGAAGATTGTGAATACTACATGTGTGGTCCACCAATGATGAACGCAGCCGTTATTGGCTTGCTGAAAGATCTTGGTGTGGAAGACGAAAACATTCTATTGGATGATTTCGGCGGCTAA